GTACGGGCGGAGAAGTTCACACGCTTACCGGACAGGTTGGACCTAAACCTTCCCTCCTTACCCTTGAGCCTCTGGGCCAGGGTCTTGAGGGAACGTCCGGACCTGTGCCTTGCGGGCGGGGTCCCGGAGGTCTGGTTGTCGAAGTAGGTGGTGATGTGGTACTGGAGAAGCTCGCGGAGGTCCTCGATGATGAGCTGGGGCGCTCCCGCGTCGCGGTTCTCCCTGAGCCTCTGGTTGATCCTGAGGACGTCGACCAGCTTGTGGGTGAGGTCGTCCTCGGACCTGTCTCCGGAATCCAGGGTGATGGAGGGCCTGACGGTGACCGGGGGCACGGCGAGTGCGGTGAGGATCATCCACTCGGGCCTGCAGGTCGCGGGGTCGATTCCCAGGACCCTGAGGTCGTCATCGGGGATGAGCTCGAGCCTGGCGCGGATCTCCTTGGGGGTCAGGTCGTGGGACCTGGCGGGGGAGTTGTCGTCCTTGCCGTGGCTGGGCTCGACCTCCCTGAACCTGGTGGGCTTGTCGAGCTTGATCTTCATCTGATCCGCGCCGCAGATGGGACAGGAGGTGTTGTTGGACGCTTCCTTCGCGATCTCCTTGGAGTAGACCTTCTGGTCGATGGTGTCGCCGCCGAACTCGAGGATCGAGTCCATGCGTTTCTGCATCTTCCCGATCTGCTCCTCGGTGAGCATGAGCCTTCCGCACTTGGGATTGCGGCAGGTGGCCTCGAGGAGCATCTTGATGTCCTTGACGAAGCCGACGTGGGTGACCGGCTCGGCCAGGTCGATGTATCCGAAGTGTCCGGGACACTCGTCGACCTTGCATCCGCAGGTCTTGCAGCGGAGGCCGGGCTCGATGACTCCCATGTGCATGTCCATGAGACCCTGCTCGATGGGGTGTCCCTCATCGTCGTAGGTATCGGCGGTGATGATCTTCACCGCTGCCATCTTCCTGATCTCCTCAGGGGACAGACAGGAGAATTTGATCGATCCGATCCTCTTGGTGATGTTGTTCATGATAGGTCCTCCAGCTGAAGCCTCATAGCAACACCCAGCGACAGGAGCTCATCCATGAGCAGCTTGAACGCGTAGGATGTCTGGACGAGGTGGATGCTCGAATTGTTTCCGCAGACGGGGCAGTAGAGCTGTCCGTTGCGGGTCATGATGGCGATGTGTCCGCACTTGGGGTTGCCGCAGACGTACTGCTGGGTACCGTCGGACTCATCGAGGAGACGGTCCTTGATGACCATTGCCACACCGTGTCCGATGAGGCAGTCCCTCTCCATCTCTCCGAACCTGAGACCTCCCTGTCTGGAGCGTCCCTCGGTAGGCTGACGGGTGAGGATCTGGACGGGTCCTCTGGACCTGACGTGGAGCTTTCCGCTGACCATGTGGTGCAGCTTCTCGTAGAAGATGACTCCGGTGTAGACGTCGGTCTGCACCATATGTCCGGTCCTTCCATTATACATAATCTCTTTACCGGTACGGGCGAAGCCGTTCCTCACGAGACCGTCGCGGATGGAATCCTCGGACTCTCCGGAGAAGGCGGTACCGTCAATGGTGCGTGCCTCCATGGATCCGACCTTTCCTGCGATCATCTCGAGGACGTGTCCGATGGTCATACGGGACGGGATACCGTGGGGGTTGACCACGATATCGGGGGTGACTCCGTCGGCGGTGAAAGGCATATCGCACTGGTCGACCAGCCTTCCGACGACTCCCTTCTGTCCGAACCTGGAGCAGAACTTGTCCCCCAGCTCGGGGATCCTCTCGTCCCTGACCTTGACGCGGACGAGCCTGGAACCGTTGTCGCTCTCGGTCACGATGACGGAGTCGACGTATCCCTGTTCTCCGGGCCTGACGGTAACGGAGGTCTCCCTCCTCTTCTCGTTGGTCATGAGCTCGCCGGCGGGGTCCTCGATGAACCTGGGCGGGGAGGTCTTTCCGATGAGGACATCGGATCCCTTGACGAAGGTCTCGGGGCTGATGATTCCGTCGTCCTCGAGGGCGGCGTATGCCTCGTCGGCCCTGATGCCGACGATCTCCTCGGAGGGGATCTCGAAGCGGTCCTCCTGTCCTCCGGGGTAGCGGCGCTCCTCGGCGCGGTAGGACCTGAGGAAGGTGGTCCTTCCCAGTCCCCTGTCGACCGAGGACTTGTTCATGACGATCGCATCCTCGATGTTGTATCCGTGGTAGGACATGACCGCGATGCAGAAGTTCTGTCCTGCGGGGCGGTACTTGTAGCCGATGTAGTCCATGGTCTGGGTCTGGACCATGGGGACCTGCGGGTAGTGCATGACGTGTCCGCGGGTGTCTGGCCTGATCCTGTAGTTGGCCGCGGCGATTCCCAGAGCCTGTTTCGCCATTCCGGCACCCATGGTGACACGGGGTGCGGAGTTGTGCTCGGGGTACGGGACGATACCGGCGGCGACTCCGATGATGATCATCGGGTCGACCTCTAGGTGGGTGTAGGGGACCTTGCTGTTCTCCAGCTTGGAGGGGACGGTGAACTTGTCACCGCACCAGCGGCAGGAGAGCTCGCAGTCGCCCTTCTTCCCGGGGTTCATCCAATCGACGTCGGTCTCGGACAGCGCGTGTCCGCAGCAGGGACACCTCTTGGGGGTCTCGTAGGGGGTGACGAGGACGAGCGCGTCCTCCTCTTCCTCCGCGTCGACCCACTCCATGACTCCATAGTGGAACAGGTTGTCCCAGGAGATCTTGCCCTCGCGCATTCCGTCGATGTGCTCGCGGTTGAGGACGGTGTGTCCGTCCTTGAGGATAAGGAGGGGCCTCCTGAGGCGGCCGTCATCGCAGTTGATGATGATCTCTCCCATCTCCTCGTCGTAGCGGATGTTGACGTTGTTGTTGATGTTGCCGTAGCGGCGGTGCTCCTTGACGTCCTCGATGAGCTTCTTGGAGTCGGAGCAGGTTCCCACGAGGTCTCCGTTGACGAAGACGCGGGTTCCGTTCTCGGACACAGGGTTCAGACCGAAGTTCCTGAGGGTGGTGATGACCTCGTCGTCGGGGACTCCCTTGGAGACGTCGATGATGAGGGCGGCGTTCTTCACCAGACCACAGTTCTGACCCTCGGGGGTCTCGGACGGGCAGAGCCTTCCCCACTGGGTCGGGTGCAGATCACGGGCCTCGAAGTGGGGCTGGGACCTGGTCAGGGAGGAGGTGATCCTCCTGAGGTGGGACACGGTGGACATGTTGGAGGTCCTGTCAAGGAGTTGGGACACTCCGGCGCGTCCTCCGACCCAGTTTCCGGTGGCTAGGGCATGGATGATCTTGTGGGTGAAGAGGTCGGGGCGGATAGAGGAGGCGATGTTAATCTCGTTCCTCTTGCGGCCCATGTTCCTCTCGAGCTGGTACTTCAGGTCCTTCATGAGGGCGGAGAAGCTGTTCCTGAAGAGGTCCTCCATGAGGTCTCCGGAGAGCTTCAGCCTCTTGTTGGAGTAGTGGTCCTTGTCATCGGCCTTGCGCTTGCCGATGGACATCTCGAGGACGGACTTGGCGATGCGGCCGAGGTAGATGGCCTTCTTCTTCCTGTCCTCCTTGGTGTCTCCGAGGTGGGGCAGCAGGGACCTGTCGAGGATGGACTCGACCTTCTTGGTCCTGTACTCCTTTGCCTGACCGGCGGCAAAGTTCCTCTCGAGGTACGCGATGGCGTCCTCGGTGGTGTGGAACGCGTTGGGAGCGTACTTCTTGGGGTCCATCGAGTCCTCGATGTTGGCGTAGACGATGTTCGCCATGTCGCTCTCGTACTCCTTGGAGACGATGGTGTCGTAGATCTCGGAGTCGGACTCCATTCCGAGGGCCTTCATCAGGGCGATGAGGGGGATCTCGGAGGTGACGACGGGGACGGAGACCATGAGGATGCCGTCCTTCTTCTTCTCGACCTGGGTGAGTGCGCGGTATCCCTCCCTCTGGGAGAACACCTTGGCGGTCTCGACGGCGGTTCCGTACCTCTCGTCGTACTCGCACATGACGCGGTTGGGGGCAAGGTCCTCGAGGGTGATGAGGACGCGCTCGGTTCCGCCGATGATGAAGTATCCCCCGGGCTCCCTGGGGTCCTCCTTCTGCTTCACGAGCTCCTCGGCGTATTCCTCGTCGTTGAGCTTGCGCTCGAGCTGCTCCTCCAGGTTTCCCCTGTAGAGGTTGCAGCCCTTGGATTTGATCATCATGGGCATCTCGCCGACGCGGACCCATCCTCCGTTCTCGAGTTCCATCTCCTCTCCGTCGATGGTGACCTCGAAGTGGACACTGACGGGGGACATGTAGTTGAGGTTCCTGAGGCGGGCCTCCATGGGGTGGATGTCGTGGGCGTATCCGTTCGCCTCGATTAGCTGGGGGTGGTCGATGCGGATGGTGGGCTTGTCCTGGGGGTCGACGGTGCCGTCCTCCCTCCTCCTGCGGCCGATGCGGATCTCGATCTCGCGTCCGCCGGTGCGCTCGGTGTCGAGCCTGATGATGCCGCGGGCGGCGTCGTCGGTGGGTACGCGGATGTCATCCACGATCTTCTGCATGCGGCTGTTGGGGTTGTCCTTGGTGCAGAGGAAATCGTCGAACGACGCGATGTGGTGGTTGACGATGTTCTTGTCCTTGAAATACAGGTTGACTAGGTCCCTCACTTTCATCCCTCCGTCACGAGTCTGTACGCCTCGAACTCGCCTGCGGTGTCGCTTTTCCTGATCACCTTGATGACGCTTCCCTCGGTGATGGGCTCCTTCCTGATTTTGGAGAGGATCATGATCGCCGCGTCAGTCGTCTTGATCTTCGGAAGCTGCTCGCGGGAGATCCCCAGTCTGCTGAGGACCTCCTGTGTCTCTTCCTCGGACAGAAGGTGGTGCTCAGGCACGAGGTCGTGCTCGAGAATATTGAACGAGTTAGTGTCTGCTGCCAATTTTTCACCTATCCTTGAAATTCCCGTTCCGGTCAGCGGGTAAAATGTTTCCCGAAAAGTTGTGTCATTCCTATCCCAGTCCTCATACTTGATCCGCCGTCGATCGCTCATGAAGATCCCAGCGGGCCTGGAGGGATTCGAACCCCCGACCACCTGATTAAAAGTCAGATGCTCTACCTAGCTGAGCTACAGGCCCCTTAAGATATTCTTAGTGGAAACACCCGAACGAGTGGTTATATTTAATACCTTTTATAGGTACGATAAGTATAGCGCGTTATAATACGGCGGAAACCTTCCGGAACCCCTGTTTTCGGGCGAAAATCGGCTTTTATATCCAAGGCGATATCCCCTCCGATGGGAACGAACTCCGCCGACCTCCGCGTGATATCGCCGAAGCGCACCTCCGACATCGGTTTCGGGAAGGTGTGGATTGACGCCGGTTCGTTCCGTTCTCTGGGCCTCCCGGAGTCCGGGAGCTTCGTCACGATCACCGGCAGGAGAACCGCCACGGCCTTTGCCGAAATATCCGATTCTTCCCAGTCTGGCACTGTTATAATCGATGGTCCCACCCGCACTTCCGCAGGGGCCTCCGTGAACGAGAGGGTCGCGGTCTCCCCGGCAGTCCCGAGGGAGGCTTCCCGCGTCACCGTAGCCGCCGTCGGCGGCGAGCTGACCCCCGACGAATCGTTCGTCAGATCTTTCAGATCGAACATCGCAGGCCGCGGATTCTCCCCCGGCCAGCAGTTCATCGTCCCCAACATCTCGCTGATGGGCACCGACCTCACCTTCAGGATCGAGAGAACCGATATCGACGGCCCGTTCGTAGTTACCGGGAACACCGATCTGAAGTTCTCGGGCGGAAAGGATGCAGTCGGCCGCGGCGGACGCGCCGTCACCTACGACGACATCGGAGGACTCTCCAGGGAGATGGAGCGCATCCGCATGATGGTCGAATGGCCCATCAACCACCCGGAACTGTTCTCCGGCCTGGGCATCACCCCTCCCAGGGGCGTCCTGCTGTATGGCCCTCCGGGAACCGGGAAGACCCTCATCGCCGAGGCAATCGCCAACGAATCCGGGGCGAGCTTCTACAGCGTCCGCGGCCCGGAACTGGTCGGAAAGTACGTGGGATGGAGCGAGAACAACATCCGCGAGCTGTTCGACAGGGCCGCCGGGAACACTCCCAGCATCATATTCTTCGACGAGATCGACTCGATAGCGTCCCAGAGGGACGGCAGGTCCGACGACGCCTACCGCAACATGCTCTCACAGATACTGACCTGCATGGACGGTCTGGGTTCCAAGGACGGCGTCATCGTCATCGGCGCCACCAACCGCCCCGGCGACCTGGACCCCGCTATAAGACGTCCGGGCAGGTTCGACAGGGAGATCGAGATCGGCATCCCCGACCTGGCGGGCAGGAGAGAGATCCTCGCCATACGCACCTCCGGCCGCGGCATGCCCATGGCAGACGACGTTGACCTCGACAGGCTCGCGAAGATGACTCAGGGATTCGTCGGAGCCGACATCACCGCCCTGGCAAGGGAGGCCGCCATGCAGGCGCTTTCCCGCACCATCGGTTCGGGCTCGGTGGATCTGGTACAGTCCGTTCCCGATGCAGTACTTTCGGATATCAGGGTGACCATGGACGACTTCGTGACCGCCCTCGCATCCGTGAAACCCAGCGGCATGAGGGAGATCTCCGGCGGCATACCCGAGGTCAGCTGGGCGGACATCGGGGGAATGGAATCCGTCCGCAGGGAGATCATGGAGGACCTCCTTCCGGGCAGCAACCGCGAGGCGTTCGAGAGGCTCGGCATCTCCCAGGGCAGGGGAGTCCTGCTCTACGGTCCCCCGGGAACCGGGAAGACCCTCATCGCAAAGGCCCTAGCCAACGAGAACGGCTACAACTTCATACCCGTCAACGGACCGGAGCTCATGGGAAGGTTCCACGGCGACACCGAGGAGGGCATCAGAAAGGTGTTCGACCGGGCGAAGTCCATGGCCCCCAGCATCATATTCTTCGACGAGATCGACTCCGTCGCACCCATGAGGGGTGCCGACGGCGGAAGGTCCTACGACTCCATGGTCGCACAGCTCCTTACCTGCCTGGACGGCGTGTCCGAGCTCAAGGACGTTCTGGTCCTGGCGGCCACGAACCGTCCCGACATGATCGACCCTGCAGTCCTGCGCCCCGGAAGGATCGACAGGATGATCCTCATCGGTAAGCCCGACGAAAGAGCCAGGCTCTCGATCCTGAAGGTCTGCAGCGCGAAGATGCCCCTGAATTCTGTGGACCTGGCACAGATCGCCGGAATGACCGACGGATACGTCGGTGCCGACCTTGCCGCCGTCTGCCGCGAAGCGGGGCTCAGCGCTTTCCACAGGGGTTCCGACGCCGTCGGACAGGAGGATTTCGAATCCGCCCTGGAGAAAGTGCGCCCCTCCGTCGATCAGAAGACCGCGGAAGCGTACGAAAAACTGCGCGGAGAGATCAGGAAGAGCAGGGACAGATGGGCCAACAATCCGCTCTACGGGTGATCACAGGTCCTTCGCCATGTACGGCGCTTCCAGCCTGTACCCGACCGAGGCGTAATACTCGCGCACGCCTACCCCACTGGTGACGGTTATCTTCGTCTTCCCTTCTGAACGAGCGATATCCTCGGCATGTGCC
This is a stretch of genomic DNA from Thermoplasmatales archaeon BRNA1. It encodes these proteins:
- a CDS encoding DNA-directed RNA polymerase, subunit B' → MKVRDLVNLYFKDKNIVNHHIASFDDFLCTKDNPNSRMQKIVDDIRVPTDDAARGIIRLDTERTGGREIEIRIGRRRREDGTVDPQDKPTIRIDHPQLIEANGYAHDIHPMEARLRNLNYMSPVSVHFEVTIDGEEMELENGGWVRVGEMPMMIKSKGCNLYRGNLEEQLERKLNDEEYAEELVKQKEDPREPGGYFIIGGTERVLITLEDLAPNRVMCEYDERYGTAVETAKVFSQREGYRALTQVEKKKDGILMVSVPVVTSEIPLIALMKALGMESDSEIYDTIVSKEYESDMANIVYANIEDSMDPKKYAPNAFHTTEDAIAYLERNFAAGQAKEYRTKKVESILDRSLLPHLGDTKEDRKKKAIYLGRIAKSVLEMSIGKRKADDKDHYSNKRLKLSGDLMEDLFRNSFSALMKDLKYQLERNMGRKRNEINIASSIRPDLFTHKIIHALATGNWVGGRAGVSQLLDRTSNMSTVSHLRRITSSLTRSQPHFEARDLHPTQWGRLCPSETPEGQNCGLVKNAALIIDVSKGVPDDEVITTLRNFGLNPVSENGTRVFVNGDLVGTCSDSKKLIEDVKEHRRYGNINNNVNIRYDEEMGEIIINCDDGRLRRPLLILKDGHTVLNREHIDGMREGKISWDNLFHYGVMEWVDAEEEEDALVLVTPYETPKRCPCCGHALSETDVDWMNPGKKGDCELSCRWCGDKFTVPSKLENSKVPYTHLEVDPMIIIGVAAGIVPYPEHNSAPRVTMGAGMAKQALGIAAANYRIRPDTRGHVMHYPQVPMVQTQTMDYIGYKYRPAGQNFCIAVMSYHGYNIEDAIVMNKSSVDRGLGRTTFLRSYRAEERRYPGGQEDRFEIPSEEIVGIRADEAYAALEDDGIISPETFVKGSDVLIGKTSPPRFIEDPAGELMTNEKRRETSVTVRPGEQGYVDSVIVTESDNGSRLVRVKVRDERIPELGDKFCSRFGQKGVVGRLVDQCDMPFTADGVTPDIVVNPHGIPSRMTIGHVLEMIAGKVGSMEARTIDGTAFSGESEDSIRDGLVRNGFARTGKEIMYNGRTGHMVQTDVYTGVIFYEKLHHMVSGKLHVRSRGPVQILTRQPTEGRSRQGGLRFGEMERDCLIGHGVAMVIKDRLLDESDGTQQYVCGNPKCGHIAIMTRNGQLYCPVCGNNSSIHLVQTSYAFKLLMDELLSLGVAMRLQLEDLS
- a CDS encoding ATPases of the AAA+ class, producing MGTNSADLRVISPKRTSDIGFGKVWIDAGSFRSLGLPESGSFVTITGRRTATAFAEISDSSQSGTVIIDGPTRTSAGASVNERVAVSPAVPREASRVTVAAVGGELTPDESFVRSFRSNIAGRGFSPGQQFIVPNISLMGTDLTFRIERTDIDGPFVVTGNTDLKFSGGKDAVGRGGRAVTYDDIGGLSREMERIRMMVEWPINHPELFSGLGITPPRGVLLYGPPGTGKTLIAEAIANESGASFYSVRGPELVGKYVGWSENNIRELFDRAAGNTPSIIFFDEIDSIASQRDGRSDDAYRNMLSQILTCMDGLGSKDGVIVIGATNRPGDLDPAIRRPGRFDREIEIGIPDLAGRREILAIRTSGRGMPMADDVDLDRLAKMTQGFVGADITALAREAAMQALSRTIGSGSVDLVQSVPDAVLSDIRVTMDDFVTALASVKPSGMREISGGIPEVSWADIGGMESVRREIMEDLLPGSNREAFERLGISQGRGVLLYGPPGTGKTLIAKALANENGYNFIPVNGPELMGRFHGDTEEGIRKVFDRAKSMAPSIIFFDEIDSVAPMRGADGGRSYDSMVAQLLTCLDGVSELKDVLVLAATNRPDMIDPAVLRPGRIDRMILIGKPDERARLSILKVCSAKMPLNSVDLAQIAGMTDGYVGADLAAVCREAGLSAFHRGSDAVGQEDFESALEKVRPSVDQKTAEAYEKLRGEIRKSRDRWANNPLYG
- a CDS encoding DNA-directed RNA polymerase, subunit H, RpoH/RPB5 produces the protein MAADTNSFNILEHDLVPEHHLLSEEETQEVLSRLGISREQLPKIKTTDAAIMILSKIRKEPITEGSVIKVIRKSDTAGEFEAYRLVTEG